The proteins below are encoded in one region of Aeromonas veronii:
- a CDS encoding CPBP family intramembrane glutamic endopeptidase, which produces MLPLPDALIWGTLALAVLLCLARQRTPGLILLGVALTAALILGRIAPSALLVSLAGLLLAWRTPTLPQPWRPVALALVLLWAIALTLHLVPGFDNLRVLDKVQAGPASVPFTLYLNLDKPLIFFGLLLAWPSLLGQGGPLRWRPLALLVLPLAAMLLLAWQLGALKPELGLPHWWWLFAFNNLLFTCVAEEALFRGFIQQAIAQRSRVWLGILAASLLFGAAHLAGGPLLVLFATLAGACYGLAFQLSGRLSVAILLHFLFNFAHLALFTYPMASR; this is translated from the coding sequence ATGTTACCGCTTCCTGATGCCCTGATCTGGGGGACACTGGCGCTGGCCGTGCTGCTCTGTCTCGCCCGCCAACGCACGCCCGGCCTCATCCTGCTCGGGGTCGCCCTGACTGCCGCCCTGATCCTGGGCCGTATCGCGCCATCCGCCCTGCTGGTCAGCCTCGCCGGCCTGTTGCTGGCCTGGCGCACTCCCACGTTGCCCCAGCCCTGGCGCCCGGTGGCCCTCGCCCTGGTGCTGCTCTGGGCCATCGCGCTCACCCTGCACTTGGTGCCGGGGTTTGACAACCTGCGGGTACTGGACAAGGTTCAGGCCGGCCCCGCCAGCGTGCCTTTCACCCTTTACCTCAATCTGGACAAGCCGCTGATCTTCTTCGGCCTGCTGTTGGCCTGGCCCAGCCTGCTGGGTCAGGGCGGCCCCCTGCGCTGGCGCCCCCTGGCGCTGCTGGTGTTGCCGCTGGCGGCCATGCTGCTGCTCGCCTGGCAGCTCGGAGCCCTCAAGCCCGAGCTGGGGCTGCCCCACTGGTGGTGGCTGTTCGCCTTCAACAACCTGCTGTTCACCTGCGTGGCGGAGGAGGCGTTGTTCCGGGGCTTCATCCAGCAGGCCATCGCCCAGCGCAGCCGGGTCTGGCTGGGGATCCTGGCCGCCAGCCTGTTGTTCGGGGCGGCGCATCTGGCCGGTGGCCCGCTGCTGGTGCTGTTCGCCACCCTGGCCGGGGCCTGCTACGGGCTGGCGTTCCAGCTGAGCGGCCGCCTCAGCGTCGCCATCCTGCTGCACTTCCTGTTCAACTTCGCCCATCTGGCCCTGTTCACCTACCCCATGGCCAGTCGATAA
- a CDS encoding DUF4426 domain-containing protein, protein MKTAWMSCLLALLMALPLQAEQMKELGPWRVHYSAFNSSFLTPEVAKAYGLERSRYNGIVNIAVQNKQGVAQAVGISGEAKNLTGTIRTLSFQEVKEGESIYYLAVLPYRNEDTYQFTLKIMGEGQLQTLSFQQTFYVD, encoded by the coding sequence ATGAAAACAGCCTGGATGAGCTGCCTGCTGGCACTCTTGATGGCGCTGCCGTTGCAGGCGGAACAGATGAAGGAGCTGGGCCCCTGGCGGGTGCATTACAGCGCCTTCAACTCCAGCTTCCTCACCCCCGAGGTGGCCAAGGCCTACGGGCTGGAACGCAGCCGCTACAACGGCATCGTCAATATCGCGGTGCAGAACAAACAAGGGGTGGCCCAGGCGGTTGGCATCAGCGGCGAGGCCAAGAACCTGACCGGCACCATCCGCACCCTGAGCTTCCAGGAGGTGAAGGAAGGGGAGTCCATCTACTACCTGGCGGTACTGCCCTATCGCAACGAGGACACCTACCAGTTCACCCTGAAGATCATGGGAGAGGGGCAACTGCAGACCCTCAGCTTCCAGCAGACCTTCTACGTCGACTGA